A window from Gopherus flavomarginatus isolate rGopFla2 chromosome 4, rGopFla2.mat.asm, whole genome shotgun sequence encodes these proteins:
- the C4H6orf120 gene encoding UPF0669 protein C6orf120 homolog isoform X2: protein MSNIRVMAAHWKKTLVIFLAAQALLMGDSFEEEDVPDEWILLHVVQGQIGAGNYSYLRLNHEGKIVLQMQSLKGDADLYVSDMTLHPSFDEYELQSVTCGQDVVYVPAHFRRPVGIGIYGHPSHSESEFEMKVYYDRTIVDYPFGEASYNPEEMEASQKRTHSPEDQSQDEESIFWTILIGILKLILEILF, encoded by the coding sequence ATGTCAAACATAAGAGTTATGGCAGCACATTGGAAGAAAACGTTGGTGATCTTTCTAGCAGCTCAAGCATTACTTATGGGTGATAGCTTTGAGGAAGAGGATGTACCTGATGAATGGATTCTTCTTCACGTAGTCCAAGGTCAGATTGGAGCTGGAAACTATAGCTACTTGAGACTAAATCATGAAGGGAAGATAGTACTTCAGATGCAGAGTTTAAAAGGCGATGCAGATTTGTATGTATCTGATATGACCCTTCACCCCAGTTTTGATGAATATGAGTTACAGTCTGTAACTTGTGGCCAAGATGTTGTTTATGTACCAGCCCACTTCCGCCGCCCAGTGGGAATAGGAATCTATGGTCATCCCTCTCACTCGGAGAGTGAGTTTGAAATGAAAGTATATTATGATAGAACAATTGTAGATTATCCATTTGGTGAGGCTTCCTACAACCCCGAAGAGATGGAGGCAAGCCAGAAGCGTACTCATTCACCAGAAGATCAGTCTCAGGATGAGGAATCTATTTTTTGGACTATACTCATTGGAATTTTGAAACTTATActtgaaattcttttttaa
- the C4H6orf120 gene encoding UPF0669 protein C6orf120 homolog isoform X1: MRPPALPVHNQLSTVCGRGAAAPNSCRALTASGCHGDAWRRVNPAPPPTATALPWTQALSREQEPAAWLSLSSGARRGGRSCSAWGVFTTHDVGKIPLMSNIRVMAAHWKKTLVIFLAAQALLMGDSFEEEDVPDEWILLHVVQGQIGAGNYSYLRLNHEGKIVLQMQSLKGDADLYVSDMTLHPSFDEYELQSVTCGQDVVYVPAHFRRPVGIGIYGHPSHSESEFEMKVYYDRTIVDYPFGEASYNPEEMEASQKRTHSPEDQSQDEESIFWTILIGILKLILEILF, from the exons atgcGGCCACCTGCACTTCCGGTCCACAACCAGCTGAGCACCGTCTGCGGGAGGGGGGCAGCTGCCCCGAATAGCTGCCGGGCTCTCACGGCATCCGGTTGTCATGGGGACGCCTGGAGGCGGGTAAACCCAGCACCGCCTCCCACCGCGACCGCCCTGCCTTGGACACAGGCTCTCTCGCGAGAGCAGGAGCCTGCGGCCTGGCTGAGTCTCAGCAGCGGAGCACGGCGCGGGGGCCGGAGCTGCTCGGCCTGGGG GGTATTTACAACACATGATGTTGGAAAAATTCCTTTAATGTCAAACATAAGAGTTATGGCAGCACATTGGAAGAAAACGTTGGTGATCTTTCTAGCAGCTCAAGCATTACTTATGGGTGATAGCTTTGAGGAAGAGGATGTACCTGATGAATGGATTCTTCTTCACGTAGTCCAAGGTCAGATTGGAGCTGGAAACTATAGCTACTTGAGACTAAATCATGAAGGGAAGATAGTACTTCAGATGCAGAGTTTAAAAGGCGATGCAGATTTGTATGTATCTGATATGACCCTTCACCCCAGTTTTGATGAATATGAGTTACAGTCTGTAACTTGTGGCCAAGATGTTGTTTATGTACCAGCCCACTTCCGCCGCCCAGTGGGAATAGGAATCTATGGTCATCCCTCTCACTCGGAGAGTGAGTTTGAAATGAAAGTATATTATGATAGAACAATTGTAGATTATCCATTTGGTGAGGCTTCCTACAACCCCGAAGAGATGGAGGCAAGCCAGAAGCGTACTCATTCACCAGAAGATCAGTCTCAGGATGAGGAATCTATTTTTTGGACTATACTCATTGGAATTTTGAAACTTATActtgaaattcttttttaa